In Acaryochloris marina S15, a single genomic region encodes these proteins:
- a CDS encoding amylo-alpha-1,6-glucosidase — MVVLFDRAVCGDLPSAEKKEWLITNGIGGYGAGTVAGLLTRRYHGLLIAALKPPLQRTLLLAKLDETVQYQGKTYELAVNRWADGTVAPQGYQNLQRFQIEGSIPLWNYTCGEAQIEKRVWMQPGANTTYVSYTLKQASSALTLSIKALVNYRDHHSETRGQNWQMQVTPIPQGVCISPFDGATSFSLLADQGDINPEHIWYRNFNLDIEGYRGLGNRDDNLHAATLEVTLKPGESLTVVASTEHHPNLNGKTALIERRAHEQQLLENWQSVSPTQTTPPWIQQLVLAADQFVVDRPLTEEPEGKTIIAGYPWFGDWGRDTMISLPGITVTTGRTEIARTIIRTFVRYLDQGMLPNIFPEVGEQPDYNTVDAILWYFESIRCYHAATQDNDFLQEIFPKLKDIIAWHQTGTRYGIHLDQDGLIYAGEASTQLTWMDAKVGDWVVTPRVGKPIEINALWYSALRLMTSFAQRLGEPHQAFQDMADHAKAGFQRFWAKNLGCCYDVLDGPNGDDPALRPNQIFAVSLPMASGQTGSPALLSLAQQRAIVEVCGQSLVTPYGLRSLSPEHPSYQGHYGGNPLQRDGVYHQGTTWAWLLGPYVQAHLQVYRNPDQARSLLEPMADHLLAHGLGNVSEILDGDAPFTPRGCFAQAWSVAEILRAWVAVEQFKNPNERYP; from the coding sequence ATGGTTGTTCTGTTTGACCGAGCAGTTTGTGGAGATCTACCGTCGGCCGAGAAAAAAGAGTGGCTGATTACCAACGGTATCGGTGGCTATGGTGCAGGAACCGTTGCAGGACTCCTCACTCGCCGCTATCACGGTCTTCTAATCGCGGCTCTCAAGCCACCATTGCAGCGTACGCTCCTACTGGCCAAGCTTGACGAAACCGTCCAGTACCAGGGAAAAACCTACGAACTGGCAGTCAACCGTTGGGCAGATGGCACCGTTGCCCCCCAGGGATATCAAAATCTTCAACGGTTTCAGATAGAAGGGAGTATCCCGTTGTGGAACTATACCTGTGGAGAAGCACAAATCGAAAAGCGAGTATGGATGCAGCCAGGGGCCAACACCACCTATGTTAGCTATACCCTCAAACAGGCGAGTTCAGCCTTGACCTTGTCTATTAAAGCGTTGGTCAACTATCGCGACCACCATAGTGAGACGCGAGGGCAAAATTGGCAAATGCAGGTAACCCCTATTCCTCAGGGAGTATGTATCTCTCCCTTCGATGGGGCAACCTCTTTCTCCTTGTTAGCGGATCAAGGAGACATCAATCCTGAACATATTTGGTACAGGAACTTCAATCTAGATATTGAGGGATATCGAGGACTAGGAAATCGTGATGATAACCTTCACGCTGCCACCCTTGAAGTCACCTTGAAGCCTGGAGAGAGTTTGACGGTCGTAGCTAGTACTGAACATCATCCCAATCTGAATGGCAAGACCGCTCTCATAGAACGCCGTGCTCATGAGCAACAGCTTCTAGAAAACTGGCAGTCCGTCTCTCCAACCCAGACCACTCCCCCTTGGATTCAACAGTTGGTGTTGGCTGCCGATCAGTTTGTGGTTGATCGGCCCCTAACCGAAGAGCCAGAAGGAAAAACAATCATCGCTGGCTATCCTTGGTTTGGTGATTGGGGCAGAGACACGATGATTAGTTTGCCTGGAATCACTGTGACCACAGGGCGAACGGAGATTGCCCGCACCATTATCCGTACCTTTGTTCGGTACTTGGATCAGGGCATGTTGCCCAATATTTTCCCTGAAGTGGGGGAGCAGCCTGACTACAACACCGTTGATGCCATTCTTTGGTACTTCGAGTCCATCCGCTGTTACCATGCTGCCACCCAAGATAATGACTTTTTACAAGAAATTTTCCCGAAGCTAAAGGACATCATTGCTTGGCACCAAACAGGAACGCGCTATGGGATTCATCTCGATCAGGATGGCTTAATCTACGCTGGAGAAGCGAGCACACAGCTCACCTGGATGGATGCCAAGGTGGGGGATTGGGTGGTCACCCCACGGGTAGGTAAGCCAATTGAAATTAATGCCCTTTGGTACAGCGCGCTCAGATTGATGACATCTTTTGCCCAGCGATTGGGAGAACCTCATCAAGCTTTTCAGGATATGGCTGACCATGCTAAAGCTGGATTTCAGCGGTTTTGGGCCAAAAATTTAGGGTGCTGCTACGACGTACTGGATGGACCGAATGGGGATGATCCTGCATTACGTCCCAATCAGATTTTCGCCGTCTCTTTACCCATGGCTTCGGGGCAAACTGGCTCTCCAGCCCTACTATCTTTGGCACAACAGCGAGCAATTGTGGAGGTCTGTGGACAATCCCTGGTGACGCCCTATGGATTGCGATCGCTCTCTCCAGAACATCCTAGCTATCAAGGGCATTACGGTGGTAATCCACTGCAACGGGATGGGGTTTACCACCAGGGCACTACCTGGGCTTGGCTACTCGGTCCATATGTGCAAGCTCATCTGCAGGTGTACCGAAATCCAGATCAGGCTCGCTCCCTGCTAGAACCGATGGCGGACCATTTATTGGCTCATGGACTGGGGAATGTTAGCGAAATTTTGGATGGTGATGCGCCGTTTACGCCAAGGGGCTGTTTTGCTCAGGCTTGGTCGGTAGCGGAAATCTTACGGGCCTGGGTGGCAGTCGAACAGTTCAAAAATCCAAATGAGAGATATCCATGA
- a CDS encoding SDR family oxidoreductase: MKRLLDQVALVTGASSGIGSGVALCLAQAGAKVIVNYASSPKGADAVVAEIKAQGGDAIAIQADVSQEDQVFNLFAKTYEAFGTVDILVNNAGLQKDQPFTEMTLEAWNKVIDVNLTGQFLCAREAAKEFKKRGVVPGRSCSAGKIICMSSVHEVIPWAGHCNYAASKGGVMLLMKSMAQELAPYKIRVNSIGPGAIKTPINKDAWDTPAAEESLLSLIPYNRVGESSDIGKAAVWLASDESEYVHGVTLFVDGGMTLYPGFATGG; encoded by the coding sequence GTGAAACGTTTACTAGATCAAGTGGCCTTGGTAACAGGGGCCAGTTCTGGCATAGGGTCAGGGGTTGCACTCTGCCTAGCTCAAGCAGGGGCAAAAGTTATTGTCAACTATGCAAGTAGCCCGAAAGGGGCTGATGCAGTCGTTGCTGAGATTAAAGCGCAAGGCGGAGATGCGATCGCAATCCAAGCCGATGTTAGCCAAGAAGACCAAGTCTTCAATCTCTTTGCTAAAACCTACGAAGCCTTTGGGACAGTCGATATCCTCGTTAACAACGCCGGACTACAAAAAGATCAGCCCTTTACCGAGATGACACTGGAGGCCTGGAACAAGGTCATTGACGTCAATTTAACGGGACAATTTCTCTGTGCACGGGAAGCGGCCAAAGAATTCAAAAAGCGGGGGGTTGTCCCAGGACGCTCTTGTTCGGCTGGAAAAATCATTTGTATGAGTTCAGTCCATGAGGTGATTCCTTGGGCAGGACACTGTAACTATGCAGCTTCCAAAGGGGGGGTAATGCTGCTGATGAAGAGCATGGCTCAAGAGCTAGCACCCTATAAAATTCGGGTCAATAGTATCGGCCCTGGAGCGATTAAAACGCCTATTAATAAAGACGCCTGGGATACACCAGCAGCAGAAGAAAGTTTGCTCAGTCTGATCCCCTATAACCGGGTGGGTGAATCGAGTGACATTGGTAAAGCTGCGGTATGGCTGGCATCTGATGAGTCAGAGTATGTCCATGGGGTGACGCTATTCGTGGATGGCGGCATGACCCTTTACCCCGGATTTGCAACGGGCGGCTAG
- a CDS encoding GPW/gp25 family protein: MVDSQTAHLGTGWAFPIEVNTQGNLRFSAHAVRNIEESIAIILGTKLGERVYRPEFGSRLSELTFAPMNTQTLLLVRLYVTEALQRWEPRIVLDGVYTEPDPIEGRVEITLEYHPKQTHDYRSLVYPFYLTPIT, translated from the coding sequence ATGGTGGACAGTCAAACTGCTCATTTGGGTACGGGTTGGGCATTCCCCATTGAGGTGAATACCCAGGGAAACTTACGGTTTAGTGCCCATGCTGTTCGCAATATTGAAGAATCTATTGCAATTATTCTAGGGACCAAACTGGGGGAGCGGGTCTATCGGCCTGAGTTTGGTTCCCGTCTCTCCGAATTGACCTTTGCCCCTATGAATACCCAGACGTTGTTGTTGGTTCGATTGTATGTGACGGAAGCATTGCAACGGTGGGAACCCCGCATTGTCCTGGATGGCGTCTATACAGAGCCAGACCCGATTGAAGGGCGGGTTGAAATTACCCTTGAATACCATCCCAAACAGACCCACGATTACCGGAGTTTAGTCTATCCGTTTTATCTAACCCCCATTACCTAG
- a CDS encoding putative baseplate assembly protein, whose translation MEFDFLPKLPKSDLDDRSFDDLVQECLLRIPRYCPEWTHHNPSDPGITLVELFSWLTDQMLLRFNQVPRRNYVTFLELMGVRLQPPSPAKTPVTFYLSAGLSENYTIPMDTEVATLRTETEEAIVFSTDRPVTIGQPRLRHLLTADIAEMEPQFVRDRFAESWSLNPDGEWQGSALSCFNPQPQTGNCFYLVFEPEQLAGNVISVTFKGEAATPTGINPECPPRQWQAWNGVYWQPILLNEADDHTDGFSFARLTRQNGNPLQGADVVLHLPQHWPVTNFASYQGRWIRCVYETEQTTQWGYRCSPEIVGVSVQAIGATVDTTQSLQIHNEILGASDGTPGQTFQLQSAPILPRRDPEYLLVTAVGGIPQRWMEITDFADSGPEDLHYTIDALTGTLQFGPLIREPAQIKAQTQQRMAQSNANLVALAPEQQTLKRQYGKVPPKGAELRMATYRTGGGLKGNVQSGMIRILKTAVPYVANVINHQPAQNGTDAESLDAAVIRVPQMLRTRDRAVTQEDFETLALTAGQGAVARVLCLPADQTGTPGQVRLLLVPQVRTDAIERGEGLHPDVLSLTPQLQTQVSDYLDDRRLLGMAIRYDQPHYVGVTVQAEVALEPDYNNAEAQTEMRHQLQVALYRFLNPITGGPDGRGWPFGRPVYPSDIVTLFQPMPGVRHLGTVQLFELRRQESRWQRILPKEPVIDPGPLGVLCSWQNAQLRSSHAISLL comes from the coding sequence ATGGAGTTTGATTTCTTACCCAAGCTACCCAAGTCGGATCTCGATGACCGCAGTTTCGATGATCTCGTGCAAGAATGCCTACTCCGCATCCCTCGTTATTGTCCTGAATGGACCCACCATAACCCCAGCGATCCAGGCATCACCTTAGTCGAGCTATTTAGCTGGCTAACGGACCAAATGTTGCTGCGATTTAATCAGGTGCCCCGTCGCAACTATGTCACCTTTTTAGAGTTAATGGGGGTAAGGCTGCAGCCCCCCTCCCCAGCAAAGACTCCGGTGACCTTCTACCTCAGTGCAGGTTTATCGGAGAACTACACGATTCCGATGGATACGGAAGTGGCAACCCTACGCACGGAAACAGAAGAAGCGATTGTCTTTAGTACCGATCGCCCTGTCACCATTGGACAACCGCGACTCCGCCATTTACTCACGGCTGATATTGCCGAAATGGAACCGCAGTTCGTGCGAGATCGCTTTGCCGAATCCTGGAGTTTGAACCCTGACGGAGAATGGCAAGGGTCTGCCTTAAGCTGCTTCAATCCTCAGCCTCAAACGGGCAATTGTTTTTATCTCGTTTTTGAGCCAGAGCAGCTAGCCGGGAATGTCATCTCCGTGACCTTTAAGGGGGAAGCGGCTACTCCCACAGGGATTAATCCTGAATGTCCACCCCGCCAATGGCAAGCTTGGAATGGTGTCTATTGGCAGCCAATTTTATTAAACGAAGCCGATGACCATACGGATGGCTTTAGCTTTGCCCGATTAACCCGCCAAAATGGTAATCCCCTCCAAGGGGCAGATGTAGTCTTGCACTTGCCCCAACATTGGCCTGTTACCAATTTTGCTAGCTATCAAGGTCGCTGGATTCGGTGTGTCTATGAGACGGAGCAAACCACCCAATGGGGCTATCGCTGTTCGCCAGAAATTGTAGGGGTGTCGGTACAAGCGATAGGAGCGACAGTTGATACGACTCAATCCTTACAAATCCACAATGAAATTTTAGGAGCCAGTGACGGCACTCCCGGCCAAACCTTTCAACTTCAGTCCGCACCGATTCTGCCTCGCCGAGATCCTGAATACCTGTTGGTGACCGCCGTTGGTGGTATTCCTCAGCGATGGATGGAGATCACGGATTTTGCGGACTCTGGACCAGAAGACCTGCATTACACCATTGATGCTCTCACTGGGACGTTACAGTTTGGACCTTTGATTCGAGAACCGGCTCAAATTAAGGCACAAACGCAACAGCGGATGGCCCAATCCAATGCCAATCTTGTAGCCTTAGCCCCGGAGCAGCAGACTCTGAAGCGTCAATATGGCAAGGTGCCTCCTAAGGGAGCTGAACTGCGGATGGCCACCTATCGAACGGGCGGGGGGCTGAAAGGCAATGTGCAAAGCGGGATGATTCGGATCCTGAAAACTGCGGTGCCCTATGTCGCCAATGTGATCAATCATCAGCCTGCCCAGAATGGAACGGATGCTGAATCCTTAGATGCTGCCGTGATTCGCGTACCGCAAATGTTGCGAACCCGAGATCGCGCCGTCACCCAGGAAGATTTTGAGACCTTAGCCTTAACGGCAGGTCAAGGGGCAGTGGCACGAGTCCTCTGCTTGCCTGCGGATCAAACGGGCACCCCAGGACAGGTCCGCCTCCTGTTGGTCCCCCAGGTGAGGACGGATGCGATTGAGCGGGGCGAGGGCCTTCATCCTGATGTTCTCAGTCTGACTCCCCAGCTACAAACCCAGGTCAGCGACTACTTGGATGATCGTCGTCTCTTGGGTATGGCGATTCGCTATGACCAACCTCACTATGTGGGGGTCACGGTTCAAGCAGAGGTTGCCCTAGAACCGGACTACAACAATGCAGAAGCCCAAACCGAGATGCGGCATCAGCTTCAAGTGGCCCTATATCGATTTCTAAACCCGATTACTGGCGGTCCTGATGGCCGAGGTTGGCCCTTTGGCCGTCCTGTATATCCCTCTGATATTGTCACGCTGTTTCAGCCCATGCCGGGGGTGCGGCATTTGGGAACCGTTCAATTGTTTGAACTCCGTCGTCAGGAATCTCGTTGGCAGCGGATCTTGCCTAAGGAGCCGGTGATCGATCCGGGGCCTTTAGGGGTGCTCTGTTCCTGGCAGAATGCTCAACTTCGCTCTAGTCACGCTATCAGTTTGCTGTAA
- a CDS encoding phage tail protein produces MTTSPDLLPLRLQLAPMSVAATMPQPIVRKASQAEMAPFAWQQTHLCQQVLHPGEPSEIVVQLENRCDRTLRIRLETEGTFPLDWCRIGQEGQTLPPGSKMEAVLYFQLPEDFFEAESSPAFIQTQGLDFRGRLCVYFGTVDTETSEATGGLTLETAEFLLFVRPRSLYPTFLPDIYKEVDFIGRFLHIFEQAFEPAVQTLDTLWAYLDPLTAPETMLPFLAHWVGWQLASELPLSRQRSLIRQAIQLYQWRGTRKGLRLYLHLYTGLPLEEFVPEDQKQISIQDSFNRGLVLGEACLGQESTVGGGKPFHFSVCLRSQQPLSESLIHKIIQQEKPAFCTYDLCLESS; encoded by the coding sequence ATGACGACCTCCCCTGATCTACTGCCCTTAAGACTGCAATTGGCCCCCATGTCCGTGGCGGCGACGATGCCCCAACCCATTGTGAGAAAGGCGTCACAGGCAGAGATGGCTCCTTTTGCTTGGCAGCAGACCCATCTCTGCCAACAAGTGCTGCATCCGGGGGAACCGAGCGAGATTGTTGTGCAGTTGGAGAATAGGTGCGATCGCACCCTCCGTATCCGCTTAGAAACAGAAGGGACCTTTCCGTTGGACTGGTGTCGGATTGGTCAAGAAGGGCAAACGTTGCCCCCAGGTAGCAAAATGGAAGCGGTTTTGTACTTCCAGCTCCCGGAAGATTTTTTTGAAGCCGAATCCAGTCCAGCCTTTATTCAAACTCAGGGACTAGATTTTCGAGGACGACTCTGTGTATATTTCGGCACTGTCGATACCGAAACTAGCGAAGCCACCGGCGGCTTGACCTTAGAGACAGCGGAGTTTTTACTGTTTGTTCGCCCCCGCAGTCTCTATCCCACTTTTTTGCCCGACATCTATAAAGAAGTGGATTTTATTGGCCGCTTCCTCCATATTTTTGAGCAAGCCTTTGAACCTGCAGTCCAGACCCTCGATACCCTTTGGGCCTATCTCGATCCCCTGACGGCACCTGAAACCATGCTTCCTTTTCTAGCCCATTGGGTGGGCTGGCAGCTGGCCTCTGAATTGCCATTATCCCGGCAGCGGTCCCTTATTCGTCAGGCGATTCAGCTCTATCAGTGGCGAGGCACGCGGAAAGGGCTGCGGCTCTATCTGCATTTATATACCGGGCTGCCCTTGGAAGAGTTTGTCCCCGAAGACCAGAAGCAAATCTCGATTCAAGATTCCTTTAATCGTGGATTAGTCCTAGGAGAAGCCTGTCTGGGCCAAGAATCTACCGTCGGGGGAGGTAAGCCTTTCCATTTCTCCGTTTGTTTACGCTCCCAACAACCCCTTTCTGAATCCCTTATCCATAAAATCATCCAGCAGGAGAAGCCTGCTTTTTGCACCTATGACTTGTGTCTTGAGTCATCCTGA
- a CDS encoding cyclic nucleotide-binding domain-containing protein: protein MPYFASAFQHQWRRLKLTTKFGFVLSTVFVATTGIAGVIIHQSVHQQADHELESRGQLLMALVDQLEQEDSASEAYPVVSSLCETQPSLCSKVLVPESGSAIQDTDQLAETLKTQFQNQPDQETLSGYITHADQENYYLARRQEQEGSLQVQAIFIPAAPAKKLAKANFWMEMGTFVVFLGLTLLLVNDLVRRTVLKPLQPMTQLAHRLRHNPTRLLDESSSEIQHLHHHAQQGDEIGQLAGALHHLFTTFHHHPSSPAPIPAANPATVPNSVQALLSQTQMTYTHELLEKARQVRQQLGQTQDFDLLRCLQSVDFLQDFTEPQLQDLIACGYQRQYEPGEIIFREGEWGQIFYIVLNGVIQSQVDHPERQGNKLVSGDAFGETALLSGVTRQSTIQAVERTTLFLIEDQAFQRLLRQYPQWGNRLVQRQSQLAEILRQVDYFQNWSEIQFQQLLDRGYRQNLAAEASFTPELAKVYVVISGGIHIQDQDITLSPGDCWGDLSLLFEDLPPIHSQTLAQTSLFLLEASDLFSLLKRYPHLVDVMANVLWQRQPQEQRYRLPANGLSWIRDRLQSQLPPI, encoded by the coding sequence ATGCCTTATTTTGCCAGTGCGTTTCAACATCAGTGGCGGCGGTTAAAACTAACCACCAAGTTTGGCTTTGTTCTATCGACGGTCTTTGTGGCCACGACGGGGATTGCCGGGGTAATCATTCATCAATCCGTGCATCAACAGGCAGATCATGAGCTGGAGTCACGGGGCCAACTGCTAATGGCATTAGTGGATCAGCTAGAACAGGAAGATTCTGCTTCAGAAGCCTACCCCGTGGTCTCTTCATTGTGTGAGACTCAACCCTCCTTGTGCTCCAAAGTCTTGGTGCCCGAGTCTGGCTCGGCCATCCAGGATACCGATCAGCTAGCCGAGACTCTCAAAACGCAATTTCAGAATCAACCCGATCAAGAAACCCTATCGGGCTATATCACCCATGCCGATCAGGAAAACTATTATCTAGCCCGACGTCAGGAGCAGGAGGGTTCCCTGCAGGTTCAGGCTATTTTTATTCCGGCCGCTCCAGCGAAGAAATTAGCTAAAGCCAACTTTTGGATGGAGATGGGGACCTTTGTGGTGTTTTTGGGGCTGACCCTGTTGTTGGTGAATGACCTAGTCCGGCGGACAGTCTTAAAACCCCTTCAACCGATGACCCAATTGGCCCATCGCCTCAGGCACAATCCAACTCGTCTCCTGGATGAATCCAGTTCAGAGATTCAGCATCTGCACCATCATGCCCAGCAAGGCGATGAAATCGGTCAGTTGGCTGGCGCTTTACACCATCTTTTCACCACCTTCCACCACCATCCGTCTAGCCCTGCACCCATTCCGGCTGCCAACCCCGCCACTGTTCCCAATTCGGTCCAGGCGTTATTGAGTCAAACTCAGATGACGTATACCCACGAACTATTAGAGAAGGCCCGTCAAGTCCGGCAGCAACTCGGACAAACCCAAGACTTTGATTTACTCCGGTGTCTGCAAAGCGTAGACTTTCTCCAAGACTTTACTGAGCCCCAACTTCAGGATTTAATCGCCTGTGGCTATCAACGCCAGTACGAGCCGGGAGAAATTATCTTCCGTGAAGGAGAGTGGGGCCAGATATTCTATATCGTTCTGAATGGGGTGATTCAGTCTCAGGTTGATCACCCTGAACGGCAAGGCAACAAGTTGGTCTCGGGGGATGCCTTTGGTGAAACTGCCTTGTTGTCTGGGGTCACCCGACAGAGCACTATCCAAGCTGTGGAACGGACGACGCTATTTCTAATTGAGGACCAGGCTTTTCAACGATTGCTGCGCCAATATCCTCAATGGGGCAACCGCCTTGTTCAACGCCAATCGCAGCTAGCTGAAATCCTCAGGCAGGTGGACTATTTTCAGAATTGGTCAGAAATCCAATTCCAGCAGCTCTTGGATCGAGGCTATCGCCAAAATCTGGCAGCGGAGGCATCCTTTACCCCTGAACTAGCCAAGGTCTATGTCGTTATCTCCGGTGGCATTCACATCCAAGACCAGGACATTACCTTATCCCCCGGAGACTGTTGGGGGGATCTGAGTTTACTGTTTGAGGATCTCCCTCCGATTCACAGTCAAACCCTTGCTCAAACTAGTCTGTTCCTTTTAGAAGCGTCGGATTTATTTAGCTTACTCAAACGCTATCCCCATTTAGTCGACGTCATGGCCAATGTTTTATGGCAACGACAGCCCCAAGAGCAGAGATATCGACTGCCCGCTAATGGCTTGAGTTGGATTCGAGACCGCCTGCAATCCCAGTTACCCCCTATCTAA